In one window of Chelmon rostratus isolate fCheRos1 chromosome 19, fCheRos1.pri, whole genome shotgun sequence DNA:
- the LOC121623508 gene encoding placenta-specific gene 8 protein-like has protein sequence MAVTNQPGRYEASEFQTGLCDICEDKSVCCYGLWCHMCLGCTIANDMGECCLCGLGMPIRSVYRTKYNIRGSMLEDFITSYFCSCCATCQLKRDIERRKAQGIF, from the exons ATGGCTGTGACCAACCAACCAGGCAGATACGAGGCTTCTGAGTTCCAGACCGGCCTGTGTGATATTTGCGAAGACAAAAGTGTTT GCTGCTACGGTCTGTGGTGCCACATGTGCCTCGGCTGCACCATTGCCAACGACATGGGCGAGTGCTGCCTGTGTGGGCTGGGAATGCCCATCCGAAGCGTCTACAGGACCAAATACAACATCAGA GGATCGATGTTGGAGGACTTCATCACGTCCTATTTCTGTTCGTGCTGTGCCACCTGCCAGCTCAAGAGAGATATTGAACGCAGAAAGGCACAAGGCATTTTCTGA